ATGGAAAACCTCTATTTTGGGCTGATGTTTTGTGATGATCATTGATGCCCATTATAGAGGTTTTCCTGCATTAAGTAAATGTTATTATTGATATTTTATCCAATCTTTGCAACACCTTTTTATTTTTTTAAAGCATTTTTATTTGCACTTTTCAACCACCCTGTTCGCATTGCACATGCACATGCGTTCTCATCTCCTCCCTGGAAAAGAAGAAAAAGGGGCGAGCGCGGCTTATTTAAAACAATTTTACTCCACACCCTATCTCGGTTGCAACCTTGGCCATAACCGCATCGGCTGTCGCCACTGTTGCGATACCATGGCTTCTGACAATCGCCAGGTGCAAAGCATCTGTCAGCGTTCATCGCGATCTCTGCGAATCAATGCCGCGGAAACCGTATCAAGGCAAGGCATGCAACGACGCAAATCGGCATGACTGGGCCTTTTTTTCTGTCTACGGATAGGCAGAATCCTGGCGATGGCCTTTCCATGACGAGTAAGGACCAACTCACCGGCATCTTCTAAAAGATGATCCAATTGTACCAGAGAGGAGCGCATTTTCCGGATACTCAGCTGTTGCATTCGAAACCTCGCATTGAAAACGGCCTACGTTTTTAGTACACATTTGCCATTAAGGAAAAACCGGGGTCAGACCCCGTTTTTTCGAGACCCCGTTTTTTCGCAGATCAGCTGCCGACTGACAGCAACAAAAAAGTCCCGCGACCAAATTTCGATATCCACCGGGTTTCGCAGATATCGACGAACGTCTTCCTGAGCATTGGTAATTGGCAGTTTTTCGATTTTTTCCAGCAAAAGCCGGCGGAGACTAGTCTCATCCAGAGTCGTTTCCGGTTCCAGGTGGCCACTCTGAAGCATACAGGCCTCCAGGTGAGTCAGATTAAGCGGAACTTTCCGACCGACATACCAGACCAGGTCAAACCAGTCTTGTCCATTCACTCTCTGCTTCCAGTTACAACAAAGAACAGCATGCATTTTTCCGGCAAGGCGTTAAGGTGGTCGTCCAGGCTTTGCCGCGGGTATTTGGCCAACATGGCGATTACAGCTTAATTCATGCCGACCGTTCCTGTAAGCACCGCAACAGACGATTGGCCACTGAGACCTTTCTTGAGTTCATGC
The genomic region above belongs to Pseudomonadota bacterium and contains:
- a CDS encoding prevent-host-death protein, which produces MQQLSIRKMRSSLVQLDHLLEDAGELVLTRHGKAIARILPIRRQKKRPSHADLRRCMPCLDTVSAALIRRDRDER